A DNA window from Helianthus annuus cultivar XRQ/B chromosome 15, HanXRQr2.0-SUNRISE, whole genome shotgun sequence contains the following coding sequences:
- the LOC110910348 gene encoding 60S ribosome subunit biogenesis protein NIP7 homolog translates to MRPLDESETTQVFEKLFKFTGNNLKNIVESPSHEGPDQNPGRYCFRLHKNRVYYVSESLVKRATNIKRENLVALGTNIGKFTKSGKFHLTIQALNLLAANAKHKVWLKPTSEMSFLYGNDVIKGGLGRITDNINAYDGVVVFSMSDVPLGFGIAAKSTQDCRKMDPNGLVVIRQADTGEYLRSQEEI, encoded by the coding sequence ATGAGGCCGTTAGATGAATCCGAGACGACTCAAGTATTCGAGAAGCTATTCAAATTCACAGGAAACAACCTCAAGAACATCGTCGAATCACCATCACACGAAGGGCCCGATCAAAACCCCGGTCGCTACTGCTTCCGTCTCCACAAAAACAGAGTCTACTACGTGTCCGAATCGCTAGTCAAACGAGCCACAAACATCAAGCGCGAAAACCTCGTGGCCCTTGGCACCAACATCGGGAAGTTCACGAAAAGCGGGAAGTTCCATCTCACCATTCAAGCCTTGAACTTGTTGGCTGCCAATGCTAAGCATAAAGTATGGCTTAAACCCACTTCGGAGATGTCGTTTTTGTATGGAAACGATGTGATTAAAGGTGGGTTAGGGCGGATTACTGATAATATAAATGCgtatgatggtgttgtagtgttTTCTATGTCGGATGTGCCTTTGGGATTCGGAATTGCTGCGAAATCGACTCAGGATTGCCGTAAGATGGACCCGAACGGGCTTGTGGTGATTCGTCAAGCTGATACTGGAGAGTACTTGAGGAGTCAAGAGGAGATTTGA
- the LOC110910350 gene encoding uncharacterized protein LOC110910350 isoform X2, translated as MGCFLGCFGSSKDRKRRKQRHKTVRRDQNPKSQNLVQDDASLVQCIKDKPSNSLPEEIEEPLSLSSRKKVTFDANATTYEHVQEVFDSTESLLERNEKGETSPKSGQPHSRPDSREDSDVKNVGSYPPNYRYGNCVESDDEVEDSDYEDGNDDDLDNGEGEDYDIEDRIICKDVWCESIPVPVPSLESGTESSLNPVLKPVENLTQWKALRSKGTITKETITHSPSRLSSNPQKENSSLNQEIAVDASLSNWIVSSEKNTPNNKRVGYYNPDLEPVSSGKSFSQESPTLKSIEDRPILGALTIDELKQFSGSSCTPRKSPGRSPDDMPIIGSVGSHWSHTGSAQSLSSASSYKGIPNTTSKYREDKKVNWHNTPFETRLERALNRDAAE; from the exons ATGGGTTGTTTTCTTGGTTGTTTCGGTTCTTCGAAGGACCGAAAACGACGAAAGCAGCGGCACAAGACGGTTCGTAGAGATCAA AACCCTAAAAGTCAAAATCTTGTGCAAGATGATGCATCATTGGTACAATGCATCAAGGATAAGCCCTCTAATTCACTGCCAGA AGAGATTGAGGAGCCATTGAGTTTGAGCAGCAGGAAGAAAGTGACATTTGATGCAAATGCCACAACCTATGAGCATGTTCAAGAAGTGTTTGATAGTACCGAATCTTTATTGGAAAGAAACGAAAAAGGCGAAACCTCTCCTAAATCGGGTCAACCCCATTCTAGACCCGATTCGCGGGAGGATTCAGATGTCAAGAATGTCGGATCTTATCCACCGAATTACAGGTACGGGAATTGCGtcgaaagtgatgatgaagttgaAGATTCAGATTACGAGGATGGAAATGACGACGATTTAGATAATGGAGAAGGAGAAGATTATGACATTGAAGACAGAATAATATGTAAAGACGTATGGTGTGAGTCGATTCCGGTTCCAGTTCCATCATTAGAATCAGGAACCGAGTCATCTTTGAACCCGGTGTTGAAGCCTGTTGAAAATCTTACACAATGGAAAGCTTTGAGATCAAAAGGAACGATAACAAAAGAAACGATAACACATTCACCGAGTCGATTGAGTTCAAATCCACAAAAGGAGAATTCTTCATTGAATCAAGAAATTGCAGTCGATGCTAGTCTGTCGAATTGGATAGTTTCTTCAGAGAAAAACACGCCAAATAACAAACGGGTCGGATACTATAACCCTGATCTTGAGCCCGTTTCCTCCGGTAAAAGTTTTTCTCAAGAGTCACCAACATTAAAGAGCATTGAAGATAGACCGATTTTAGGAGCGTTGACTATAGATGAGTTGAAACAGTTTTCAGGGTCATCTTGTACACCAAGAAAGTCACCGGGCCGAAGCCCGGATGATATGCCTATAATTGGTAGTGTCGGGAGCCACTGGAGTCACACGGGCTCAGCCCAATCTTTGAGCTCAGCGTCATCGTATAAAGGCATACCGAATACCACCAGCAAGTATAGAGag GATAAGAAGGTGAATTGGCATAACACACCATTTGAAACAAGACTGGAGAGAGCTTTGAACAGAGATGCTGCTGAGTGA
- the LOC110910350 gene encoding uncharacterized protein LOC110910350 isoform X1: protein MGCFLGCFGSSKDRKRRKQRHKTVRRDQNPKSQNLVQDDASLVQCIKDKPSNSLPELREIEEPLSLSSRKKVTFDANATTYEHVQEVFDSTESLLERNEKGETSPKSGQPHSRPDSREDSDVKNVGSYPPNYRYGNCVESDDEVEDSDYEDGNDDDLDNGEGEDYDIEDRIICKDVWCESIPVPVPSLESGTESSLNPVLKPVENLTQWKALRSKGTITKETITHSPSRLSSNPQKENSSLNQEIAVDASLSNWIVSSEKNTPNNKRVGYYNPDLEPVSSGKSFSQESPTLKSIEDRPILGALTIDELKQFSGSSCTPRKSPGRSPDDMPIIGSVGSHWSHTGSAQSLSSASSYKGIPNTTSKYREDKKVNWHNTPFETRLERALNRDAAE, encoded by the exons ATGGGTTGTTTTCTTGGTTGTTTCGGTTCTTCGAAGGACCGAAAACGACGAAAGCAGCGGCACAAGACGGTTCGTAGAGATCAA AACCCTAAAAGTCAAAATCTTGTGCAAGATGATGCATCATTGGTACAATGCATCAAGGATAAGCCCTCTAATTCACTGCCAGAGTTAAG AGAGATTGAGGAGCCATTGAGTTTGAGCAGCAGGAAGAAAGTGACATTTGATGCAAATGCCACAACCTATGAGCATGTTCAAGAAGTGTTTGATAGTACCGAATCTTTATTGGAAAGAAACGAAAAAGGCGAAACCTCTCCTAAATCGGGTCAACCCCATTCTAGACCCGATTCGCGGGAGGATTCAGATGTCAAGAATGTCGGATCTTATCCACCGAATTACAGGTACGGGAATTGCGtcgaaagtgatgatgaagttgaAGATTCAGATTACGAGGATGGAAATGACGACGATTTAGATAATGGAGAAGGAGAAGATTATGACATTGAAGACAGAATAATATGTAAAGACGTATGGTGTGAGTCGATTCCGGTTCCAGTTCCATCATTAGAATCAGGAACCGAGTCATCTTTGAACCCGGTGTTGAAGCCTGTTGAAAATCTTACACAATGGAAAGCTTTGAGATCAAAAGGAACGATAACAAAAGAAACGATAACACATTCACCGAGTCGATTGAGTTCAAATCCACAAAAGGAGAATTCTTCATTGAATCAAGAAATTGCAGTCGATGCTAGTCTGTCGAATTGGATAGTTTCTTCAGAGAAAAACACGCCAAATAACAAACGGGTCGGATACTATAACCCTGATCTTGAGCCCGTTTCCTCCGGTAAAAGTTTTTCTCAAGAGTCACCAACATTAAAGAGCATTGAAGATAGACCGATTTTAGGAGCGTTGACTATAGATGAGTTGAAACAGTTTTCAGGGTCATCTTGTACACCAAGAAAGTCACCGGGCCGAAGCCCGGATGATATGCCTATAATTGGTAGTGTCGGGAGCCACTGGAGTCACACGGGCTCAGCCCAATCTTTGAGCTCAGCGTCATCGTATAAAGGCATACCGAATACCACCAGCAAGTATAGAGag GATAAGAAGGTGAATTGGCATAACACACCATTTGAAACAAGACTGGAGAGAGCTTTGAACAGAGATGCTGCTGAGTGA